The Brachyhypopomus gauderio isolate BG-103 chromosome 2, BGAUD_0.2, whole genome shotgun sequence genome contains a region encoding:
- the LOC143508505 gene encoding zona pellucida sperm-binding protein 3-like, translating to MGLSKVGLGVVLLLGVFVLSDAQLQGVFKSQLPAGLQPHQQPQAIRQVVAGGASQGSHVSNPTGPAQGSFSQQSWNPVQIPVQQPSNVQSQQVFQGPVKQVAWHFPNDPQLPARQPLMQFQMSPPVPTASVAAECGETGVHVEVKKDLFGTGEQINPSEITLGNCAVSGEDRAAQVLIFQSALQACNSTTSMTPDELVYVFYVRYVPHNFAHTPIVRTVGAEVRIECHYPRLHNVSSNALMPAWIPYASTQVAEEQLVFSLRLMTDDWTSERLSNQYFLHDVISVEASVIQFYHVPLRVYLDTCVATVFPDVTAVPSYAFIDNHGCLIDAKLTGSHSHFLPQTEADKLRFQLEAFKFQQDNSGLVCKHVW from the exons atGGGTTTGAGCAAAGTGGGGCTTGGTGTGGTGCTGTtgctgggtgtgtttgtgttgtctgaTGCACAACTACAAGGAGTGTTCAAATCTCAACTTCCAGCTGGACTACAACCTCATCAGCAGCCTCAAGCAATAAGGCAAGTGGTTGCTGGAGGGGCTTCTCAGGGGAGCCATGTTTCTAACCCCACAGGGCCTGCACAAGGCTCATTTAGCCAGCAGTCCTGGAATCCTGTGCAGATACCTGTGCAGCAGCCTTCCAATGTTCAGTCCCAGCAAGTATTTCAGGGACCTGTGAAGCAGGTGGCATGGCATTTCCCCAATGACCCTCAACTACCAGCAAGGCAGCCACTAATGCAGTTTCAGATGAGCCCCCCTGTTCCTACTGCAAGTGTAGCAGCAGAGTGTGGTGAGACTGGCGTACATGTGGAGGTCAAGAAGGACCTGTTTGGAACCGGTGAGCAGATAAATCCATCTGAGATCACCCTGGGAAACTGTGCCGTCAGTGGGGAGGACCGTGCTGCTCAAGTTCTCATCTTCCAGTCAGCACTGCAGGCCTGCAACAGTACTACCAGT ATGACTCCAGATGAGCTGGTCTATGTCTTCTACGTCCGCTATGTTCCCCACAATTTTGCTCACACTCCTATTGTGAGAACCGTTGGTGCTGAGGTTCGCATCGAGTGTCACTATCCAAG GCTCCACAATGTAAGCAGCAATGCTCTGATGCCTGCCTGGATCCcatatgcttctacccaagttgCTGAGGAACAGCTTGTCTTCTCCCTGAGGCTCATGACAG ATGACTGGACATCTGAAAGGCTCTCCAACCAGTACTTCCTGCATGATGTGATCAGTGTTGAGGCATCTGTAATTCAGTTCTACCATGTGCCCCTTCGTGTGTATCTGGACACCTGTGTGGCCACGGTGTTTCCTGATGTGACTGCAGTCCCCAGTTATGCCTTCATAGATAACCATGG GTGCCTGATTGATGCCAAGCTCACAGGTTCCCATTCTCACTTCCTGCCCCAAACTGAAGCAGACAAGCTGAGGTTTCAGTTGGAGGCATTCAAGTTTCAGCAGGACAACAGTGGTTTGGTATGTAAGCATGTTTGGTAG